Proteins from a genomic interval of Qipengyuania sp. JC766:
- a CDS encoding nitronate monooxygenase encodes MTDLSKTRALMARGTEFLGSEHAIMCGAMSWVSERNLVSAISNAGGFGVIACGAMTPDLLDAEIAATRAMTDRPFGVNLITMHPDLFDLIAVCEKHGVTHVVLAGGIPPKGSVEAIKGGANPAKVICFAPTLALAKKLLRSGADALVIEGMEAGGHIGPVSTSVLAQEILPELSADHLVFVAGGIGRGSAIAGYLEMGACGVQLGTRFACATESIAHPDFKKAFFRASARDAVASVQVDARLPVIPVRALKNKGTEEFTAKQREIAGTLDREEIAMAEAQLQVEHYWAGALRRAVIDGDVESGSLMAGQSVGMVKEEEPAAQIIGTLMAESEEALTRR; translated from the coding sequence ATGACCGATCTTTCCAAGACACGCGCGCTGATGGCCCGCGGCACCGAATTCCTGGGCAGCGAGCACGCGATCATGTGCGGCGCGATGAGCTGGGTGAGCGAGCGCAACCTCGTCAGCGCGATCAGCAATGCCGGCGGCTTCGGCGTCATTGCGTGCGGGGCCATGACGCCCGACCTGCTGGATGCGGAAATCGCCGCGACGCGCGCGATGACGGACCGGCCGTTCGGCGTGAACCTGATCACGATGCACCCTGATCTATTCGACCTTATCGCCGTGTGCGAGAAGCACGGCGTCACGCATGTGGTGCTGGCGGGCGGCATTCCGCCCAAGGGCAGCGTGGAAGCAATCAAGGGCGGGGCCAACCCAGCCAAAGTGATCTGCTTCGCGCCGACGCTGGCGCTGGCGAAGAAACTGCTGCGTTCGGGCGCGGACGCGCTGGTAATCGAAGGCATGGAAGCGGGCGGCCATATCGGCCCTGTTTCCACCAGCGTTCTGGCACAGGAAATCCTCCCCGAACTGTCGGCCGATCACCTGGTGTTCGTCGCCGGCGGTATCGGGCGCGGTTCCGCGATTGCCGGTTACCTTGAAATGGGCGCGTGCGGCGTGCAGCTTGGCACACGGTTCGCCTGCGCGACTGAAAGCATCGCCCACCCCGATTTCAAGAAGGCGTTCTTCCGTGCCAGCGCGCGCGACGCGGTCGCCAGCGTCCAGGTCGATGCGCGCCTGCCCGTCATCCCGGTTCGCGCGCTCAAGAACAAGGGCACGGAAGAATTCACCGCCAAGCAGCGGGAAATCGCCGGCACGCTCGACCGCGAGGAGATCGCGATGGCCGAGGCGCAGCTGCAGGTCGAACATTACTGGGCGGGTGCCCTGCGCCGCGCGGTCATCGACGGCGACGTCGAAAGCGGCAGCCTGATGGCCGGGCAAAGCGTCGGCATGGTGAAGGAAGAGGAGCCGGCGGCGCAGATCATCGGGACCCTGATGGCGGAGAGCGAGGAAGCGCTCACGCGTCGCTGA
- a CDS encoding NfeD family protein gives MDPGFFDSVDAAWWWVTIGLALAVLELVVPGVYLIWLALAALTTGAIAFVLDFGVGFQIVNFVALALIFALSAKRYLRDTPIVSSDPSLNKRGEQLVGQSAVVTVPIEGGEGRVRVGDSAWIAHGPDAETGARMRIVRVTGSAVEVEPLNLLKDESSAPPALPSD, from the coding sequence ATGGACCCCGGCTTCTTCGATAGCGTCGACGCGGCTTGGTGGTGGGTCACCATCGGCCTGGCGCTGGCCGTGCTCGAACTGGTGGTGCCGGGCGTCTACCTGATCTGGCTGGCGCTGGCCGCGCTCACGACCGGCGCGATCGCCTTCGTGCTCGATTTCGGGGTGGGCTTCCAGATCGTCAACTTCGTTGCCTTGGCGCTGATCTTCGCGCTGTCCGCCAAGCGCTACCTGCGCGACACGCCGATCGTCAGCAGCGATCCCTCGCTCAACAAGCGCGGCGAGCAGCTGGTCGGCCAGTCCGCCGTCGTCACCGTTCCGATCGAGGGCGGGGAAGGGCGTGTGCGCGTGGGCGACAGTGCATGGATCGCGCATGGTCCCGATGCGGAGACCGGCGCGCGCATGCGCATCGTCCGCGTCACGGGATCGGCGGTTGAGGTCGAACCGCTCAACCTGCTGAAGGACGAGAGCTCGGCGCCGCCGGCCCTGCCGTCCGACTAG
- a CDS encoding aldehyde dehydrogenase family protein: MAAYDNLDRLHIAGQWRTGSGATLTNVCPWDESTIFEMKGATKDDLDEAFSASAEAQKEWGALPPAARSAKMHAIADVLEARKDEIGAWIVREVGGTKLKAALELMLVTQVARQEAAALPFMVEGLILPEDIPGKESRAYRQPAGVVALVSPWNFPLQLTARTLFPALALGNGVVVKPASDSIVTGGTVFAAICEEAGLPEGLVSVLPGSGSEIGDAFVQHPVPSVVSFTGSTPVGRGVGKAALDSDRLKSLELELGGNSPIVILDDADIDYAVEASVWGKFVHQGQICMIANRIVVEDAVYDEFAEKFVARTKELVVGRREDPACMIGPIVNRDQFDGIMEMIAKAKDEGATCALGGEPDGLVIPPHVFTDVGEDNCLVTNEIFGPVAPIQRARDEDHALELANATEMGLSSAVFSRDEKRALAFARRIDAGMTHINDQTVNDSPFSPFGGAKNSGIGRFNGRWAVDAFTTTHWISVQHEPRQFPFSADDIG, from the coding sequence ATGGCCGCCTACGACAATCTCGACCGCCTCCACATCGCCGGCCAGTGGCGGACCGGCAGCGGCGCGACACTGACCAATGTCTGCCCGTGGGACGAAAGCACCATCTTCGAGATGAAGGGCGCCACGAAGGACGACCTCGACGAAGCCTTTTCGGCCAGTGCCGAGGCGCAGAAGGAATGGGGCGCACTGCCGCCCGCCGCCCGCTCCGCCAAGATGCACGCGATCGCCGACGTGCTGGAAGCGCGCAAGGACGAGATTGGCGCATGGATCGTGCGCGAGGTCGGCGGCACGAAGCTGAAGGCGGCGCTGGAACTGATGCTGGTCACGCAGGTCGCGCGGCAGGAAGCCGCCGCCCTCCCCTTCATGGTCGAAGGCCTGATCCTGCCGGAAGACATTCCCGGGAAGGAAAGCCGCGCCTATCGCCAGCCGGCGGGCGTCGTCGCGCTGGTGTCCCCCTGGAACTTCCCGCTGCAGCTGACCGCGCGCACCCTGTTCCCCGCGCTCGCGCTCGGCAATGGCGTGGTCGTAAAGCCGGCGAGCGATTCGATCGTCACCGGCGGGACCGTGTTCGCCGCGATCTGTGAGGAGGCCGGCCTGCCCGAAGGCCTCGTCTCCGTCCTTCCCGGCTCGGGTTCGGAGATCGGCGACGCGTTCGTGCAGCATCCGGTCCCGTCGGTCGTCTCCTTCACCGGGTCGACACCGGTCGGCCGCGGGGTCGGCAAGGCCGCGCTCGATTCCGACCGGCTGAAGTCGCTGGAGCTCGAACTGGGCGGCAATTCGCCCATCGTCATCTTGGACGATGCGGATATCGACTACGCGGTCGAGGCCAGCGTCTGGGGCAAGTTCGTCCACCAGGGCCAGATCTGCATGATCGCCAATCGCATCGTGGTCGAGGACGCGGTGTATGACGAGTTCGCCGAGAAGTTCGTCGCGCGCACGAAGGAACTGGTTGTGGGCCGGCGCGAGGACCCCGCCTGCATGATCGGACCGATCGTCAATCGCGACCAGTTCGACGGGATCATGGAAATGATTGCCAAGGCGAAGGACGAGGGCGCGACCTGCGCGCTGGGCGGCGAGCCCGATGGGCTCGTAATCCCGCCCCACGTCTTCACCGATGTGGGCGAGGACAATTGCCTCGTCACCAACGAGATCTTCGGTCCCGTCGCCCCGATCCAGCGCGCGCGGGACGAGGACCATGCGCTGGAACTGGCAAACGCGACCGAGATGGGCCTGTCGAGTGCCGTCTTCAGCCGCGACGAAAAGCGCGCGCTCGCCTTCGCGCGCCGGATCGACGCGGGCATGACGCATATCAACGACCAGACGGTAAACGACAGTCCGTTCAGTCCCTTCGGCGGCGCCAAGAATTCAGGGATTGGCCGTTTCAACGGACGCTGGGCGGTGGACGCCTTCACCACGACCCACTGGATCAGCGTCCAGCACGAGCCGCGCCAGTTCCCCTTCAGCGCGGACGATATCGGCTAG
- a CDS encoding dienelactone hydrolase family protein, protein MCDEKQLARWARNTLNRRQFGALGGAAAVAACAPVGSMDDPDAQMTLPAMREEAVSFRTPDGTMDGFFVAPVSNPVAAVLFWPDIAGLREAKRNMARRMAGRGYATLVVNPYYRDVAGEQFASFAEFAANEGFQKVRPWREKLNADTITRDARAAVAWLDSRDEVASDRGIGTQGYCMGGPFTFWSAAAVPDRIRGVASFHGGGLVRDDNPQSPHRTFDDTQARYLVAIAQDDDAEAPTHKTILREAAQEAGRPAKVDVYAGDHGWTVPDSPAYDEAAAERAFTDLMTLYSSALR, encoded by the coding sequence ATGTGCGACGAGAAGCAGCTGGCCCGGTGGGCGCGTAACACTCTCAACCGGCGCCAGTTCGGCGCACTCGGGGGCGCGGCGGCCGTCGCCGCCTGCGCCCCGGTCGGCTCCATGGACGATCCCGATGCGCAGATGACGCTGCCCGCCATGCGGGAAGAAGCCGTCAGCTTCCGCACGCCCGACGGCACGATGGACGGCTTCTTCGTGGCGCCCGTGTCCAACCCGGTGGCCGCCGTCCTGTTCTGGCCCGATATCGCCGGCCTGCGCGAAGCCAAGCGCAACATGGCGCGCCGGATGGCCGGGCGCGGCTATGCGACGCTGGTCGTCAATCCCTATTACCGCGATGTGGCCGGCGAACAGTTCGCCAGCTTCGCCGAATTCGCCGCCAACGAAGGTTTCCAGAAGGTCCGTCCCTGGCGCGAGAAGCTCAACGCCGACACGATAACCCGCGACGCGCGGGCCGCGGTCGCTTGGCTCGACAGCCGGGACGAAGTGGCGAGCGACCGGGGCATCGGTACGCAAGGGTATTGCATGGGCGGACCCTTCACTTTCTGGAGCGCGGCGGCCGTGCCGGACCGGATCAGGGGCGTCGCCAGCTTCCACGGCGGCGGGCTGGTGCGCGACGACAATCCGCAAAGCCCGCACCGGACCTTCGACGATACGCAGGCGCGTTATCTCGTCGCGATCGCGCAGGACGACGATGCGGAGGCACCCACGCACAAGACCATCCTGCGCGAAGCCGCGCAGGAGGCCGGACGCCCGGCCAAGGTGGACGTCTACGCCGGCGACCATGGCTGGACCGTCCCGGACAGCCCGGCCTATGACGAAGCCGCGGCGGAGCGCGCCTTTACCGACCTGATGACGCTGTATTCGTCGGCCCTGCGATAA
- a CDS encoding LytTR family DNA-binding domain-containing protein has protein sequence MQPGTERMGDGRGARLARQIIIDVCVLIAIGALLGFLGPLGTGSMGLAGRMAYWIAMALAGYAFYRPIGAIVVGLGPKLDLPPWFLWGAAVAIATVPMSVLVWHVNTWRGDSAVVTLEVALAQYVSVLVVGAIVTTVFHLLPATREETGDAAPAETRVPLPESSPAQPPSERPRFLDRLPPRLGSDLLALEMEDHYVRAHTALGSELVLIRMRDAVAELDGIAGEQVHRSWWVARDAVEDVKRDGRNVRLVLANGIDAPVSRARVSELRDRGWI, from the coding sequence ATGCAACCGGGGACGGAGCGTATGGGGGACGGCAGGGGCGCGCGGCTGGCGCGGCAGATCATCATCGATGTCTGCGTGCTGATCGCCATCGGTGCGCTGCTGGGTTTCCTGGGTCCGCTGGGGACCGGCAGCATGGGGCTGGCCGGACGCATGGCGTACTGGATCGCCATGGCGCTGGCCGGATACGCTTTCTACCGGCCCATCGGCGCGATCGTGGTCGGCCTCGGCCCGAAGCTCGACTTGCCCCCCTGGTTCCTGTGGGGCGCCGCCGTGGCCATCGCCACCGTCCCGATGTCGGTACTGGTGTGGCACGTGAACACCTGGCGCGGGGACAGCGCGGTCGTGACGCTGGAAGTGGCGCTGGCCCAATACGTTTCTGTCCTCGTCGTCGGCGCGATCGTGACGACGGTCTTTCATTTGCTACCCGCGACCAGGGAAGAGACCGGCGATGCTGCGCCGGCTGAAACACGGGTGCCTTTGCCGGAGTCCTCTCCGGCTCAGCCTCCGTCCGAACGTCCCCGTTTCCTCGATCGCCTGCCGCCCCGGCTGGGCAGCGATCTGCTCGCGCTGGAAATGGAGGACCATTACGTGCGCGCGCATACCGCCCTGGGTTCCGAACTCGTGCTCATCAGGATGCGCGACGCGGTAGCCGAACTGGACGGGATCGCGGGGGAACAGGTCCATCGCAGCTGGTGGGTCGCGCGCGACGCGGTGGAGGACGTGAAGCGGGACGGGCGCAATGTGCGCCTCGTGCTGGCGAACGGCATCGACGCACCGGTCAGCCGGGCGCGGGTGTCCGAATTGCGGGATCGCGGCTGGATCTAG
- a CDS encoding SPFH domain-containing protein — MEGLLIFALLVGLVILLLLTTVRVVRQGFVYTVERLGKFTKPAEPGLHILFPFIDRIGHKINMMEQVLDIPGQEIITADNAMVGVDAVVFFQVLDAAKAAYEVSGLNYAIMALTTTNLRTVMGSMDLDETLSKRDEINARLLSVVDHATSPWGVKITRVEIKDIRPPTDISEAMARQMKAERLKRAEILEAEGDKTSSILRAEGRKQSAILEAEGKREAAFRDAEARERAAEAEARATEMVSTAIASQGTSAINYFIAQEYTKAVGKFADSPNAKTILFPVETTQLIGSLGGIGELVRDIVQPQQGDVTTESVPRRAASGTPLTGSASGAAPSGRR; from the coding sequence ATGGAAGGTCTGTTGATATTCGCGCTGCTGGTGGGACTGGTCATCCTGCTGCTGCTGACCACGGTCCGCGTCGTGCGCCAGGGCTTCGTTTACACGGTGGAGCGGCTGGGCAAGTTCACCAAGCCGGCCGAGCCCGGCCTGCACATCCTGTTTCCCTTCATCGACCGCATCGGTCACAAGATCAACATGATGGAACAGGTCCTCGACATCCCGGGGCAGGAGATCATCACGGCGGACAACGCCATGGTCGGGGTGGACGCGGTGGTCTTCTTCCAGGTGCTGGACGCGGCCAAGGCGGCTTACGAAGTCAGCGGCCTCAACTACGCGATCATGGCGCTCACCACCACCAATCTGCGCACCGTGATGGGCAGCATGGACCTGGACGAGACCCTCTCCAAGCGGGACGAGATCAACGCCCGCCTCCTGTCCGTGGTCGATCATGCGACCTCGCCTTGGGGCGTCAAGATCACCCGGGTGGAGATCAAGGACATCCGCCCGCCGACCGACATCAGCGAGGCGATGGCCCGCCAGATGAAGGCAGAGCGCCTCAAGCGTGCCGAGATCCTCGAGGCGGAAGGGGACAAGACCAGTTCGATCCTGAGGGCCGAAGGGCGCAAGCAGTCCGCCATCCTCGAAGCCGAAGGCAAGCGCGAAGCCGCCTTCCGCGACGCCGAAGCGCGCGAGCGCGCGGCGGAGGCCGAAGCCCGCGCGACGGAAATGGTCTCCACCGCCATCGCCTCGCAGGGGACCTCGGCGATCAACTACTTCATCGCGCAGGAATACACCAAGGCGGTGGGCAAGTTCGCCGACAGTCCCAATGCCAAGACCATCCTCTTCCCGGTGGAGACCACGCAGCTCATCGGGTCACTGGGCGGGATCGGGGAACTGGTGCGCGATATCGTCCAGCCGCAGCAGGGCGACGTGACGACCGAAAGCGTCCCGCGCCGCGCCGCCTCGGGCACGCCGCTGACCGGTAGTGCGTCGGGCGCCGCGCCCAGCGGACGGCGATAG
- a CDS encoding DUF2306 domain-containing protein, which yields MTAAIVPAPSTNPRPGNRSAIARKGSFDIGPVTRTIVGLVCFTMTFLCVVALGKAALGMVDNLHHYAKLPIIVHVATVLPAIPLGGYLLLAPKGTKRHKQLGKIWLLLMLATATSAIFIQSSGGFSFIHIFVPVTFHAAWKVVATARKGDIAGHKKHLVFTYLAALMIPGIFAFVLPGRLMNVMLLG from the coding sequence ATGACCGCCGCCATCGTTCCCGCACCGTCCACCAATCCCCGGCCGGGCAACCGTAGCGCAATCGCGCGCAAGGGTTCGTTCGACATCGGCCCCGTCACCCGCACGATCGTCGGGCTGGTCTGCTTCACCATGACGTTCCTGTGCGTGGTGGCGCTGGGCAAGGCGGCGCTGGGCATGGTCGACAACCTGCATCACTACGCCAAGCTGCCGATCATCGTCCACGTCGCCACGGTGCTGCCGGCGATCCCGCTGGGCGGTTACCTGCTGCTGGCCCCCAAGGGCACGAAGCGGCACAAGCAGCTGGGCAAGATCTGGCTGCTGCTGATGCTGGCGACTGCGACCAGCGCGATCTTCATCCAGTCCTCGGGCGGGTTCAGCTTCATCCATATCTTCGTGCCCGTCACGTTCCATGCGGCATGGAAAGTCGTCGCCACGGCACGCAAGGGCGACATTGCGGGGCACAAGAAGCACCTGGTTTTCACCTACCTGGCCGCGCTGATGATCCCGGGCATCTTCGCCTTCGTCCTGCCGGGCCGCCTGATGAACGTGATGCTCCTGGGCTAG
- a CDS encoding YceI family protein has protein sequence MRKSIALSSLVLATVAVASVPAIADNHSDGAQQAGAMDVSRVTAGTYATDPGHSLVAFSVNHFGFNDYYGTFGDAEGTLTIDPANPSAAQVDVSVPIASVAVPSEGLREHLLRPGSDGGDPDFFGADPGMARFQSTGVTVYGGGTKAIISGQLSMNGRTNPVTIEAKFTGAGANPMSEAETIGFEGTTEIMRSDYGVDYAVPMVSDKVKLMISVAFEKQ, from the coding sequence ATGCGTAAATCGATCGCCCTGTCCAGCCTTGTCCTCGCCACTGTCGCCGTCGCCAGCGTCCCGGCGATCGCGGACAACCATTCGGATGGCGCGCAGCAGGCTGGCGCCATGGACGTCTCGCGCGTCACGGCCGGCACCTACGCCACCGATCCCGGCCATTCGCTGGTCGCGTTCAGCGTCAACCATTTCGGATTCAACGACTATTACGGCACCTTCGGCGATGCCGAAGGCACGCTGACCATCGATCCGGCCAACCCGTCCGCTGCGCAGGTGGACGTGTCCGTCCCCATCGCCAGCGTCGCCGTGCCGAGCGAAGGGCTGCGCGAGCACCTGCTCCGCCCGGGCAGCGATGGCGGGGACCCCGATTTCTTTGGGGCGGATCCCGGCATGGCGCGGTTCCAGTCGACCGGCGTGACCGTCTATGGCGGCGGTACGAAGGCGATCATTTCCGGCCAGCTGTCGATGAACGGCCGGACCAATCCGGTCACGATCGAAGCGAAGTTCACCGGCGCCGGCGCCAATCCGATGAGTGAAGCCGAAACGATCGGCTTTGAAGGCACGACGGAAATCATGCGGTCCGACTACGGCGTCGATTACGCGGTCCCGATGGTGTCGGACAAGGTGAAGCTGATGATCAGCGTGGCCTTCGAAAAGCAATAA
- the katG gene encoding catalase/peroxidase HPI, whose amino-acid sequence MDAETGSISGGCPFTGGGDMRKLFGRTNRDWWPDSLDMSPLTQDGRTVDPMGDDYDYAEAFNALDYNALKADLTALMTDSQEWWPADYGHYGPFFIRMAWHAAGTYRTGDGRGGASSGQQRFAPLNSWPDNGNLDKARRLLWPIKQKYGKNISWADLFVLTGNVAIESMGGPVFGFGGGRKDVFEPETVYWGSEEQWVDEGVETRIIPDEGKALEDPLAAIQMGLIYVNPEGPGGDPHDAEGMARDMRETFARMAMNDEETVALTAGGHAFGKCHGAKPADTFGKAPEGENLHTMGFGWLTDPEEIGKGHITTSGIEGAWTPNPTQWGNDYFRLLFKYEYELTKSPAGAYQWTPIDPEEADMAPDARDPNKKVPTIMTTADMALKRDPEYRKISERFRDDQAALDDAFARAWFKLTHRDMGPKVRYLGSDVPAEDLIWQDPVPAGKQASDSAVADFKKAVLDSGLSVSELVKAAWASAGTYRRSDHRGGANGAHIRFDAIRNWAVNDPEELTRVLNKLDDLRGDISMADAIVLGGAAAIEKAARDGGFDISVPVSTGRGDATEDQFDAESWEPLEPFADGFRNYLRTKASVKTEDMLIDRADLLGLSVPEMTALLGGMRALGAVSHHAEHGDSIGVLTDRPGVLSNDFFTNLLHMGTLWEVVDESGDEEFVGKERSTGKELWRATRTDLVFGSNSQLRAVAEVYAENGNEEKFARDFVKAWTKVMEADRFDLEYAKYH is encoded by the coding sequence ATGGATGCTGAAACTGGTTCGATTTCCGGCGGCTGCCCGTTCACCGGCGGCGGCGACATGCGCAAGCTGTTCGGCCGCACCAACCGCGACTGGTGGCCCGACAGCCTCGACATGTCCCCGCTCACGCAGGACGGCCGCACGGTCGATCCGATGGGCGACGATTACGATTACGCGGAAGCCTTCAACGCGCTGGACTACAACGCGCTGAAGGCGGACCTGACCGCGCTGATGACCGATAGCCAGGAATGGTGGCCGGCTGATTACGGCCACTACGGCCCGTTTTTCATCCGCATGGCATGGCACGCGGCCGGCACCTATCGCACCGGCGACGGTCGCGGCGGCGCGTCCAGCGGACAGCAGCGTTTCGCCCCGCTCAACAGCTGGCCCGACAACGGCAACCTCGACAAGGCGCGGCGCTTGCTGTGGCCGATCAAGCAGAAATACGGGAAGAACATTTCCTGGGCCGACCTGTTCGTGCTCACCGGCAATGTCGCCATCGAATCGATGGGCGGCCCGGTGTTCGGCTTCGGCGGCGGGCGCAAGGACGTGTTCGAGCCGGAGACGGTCTACTGGGGCAGCGAGGAGCAGTGGGTCGACGAAGGCGTCGAGACGCGCATCATCCCCGACGAGGGGAAGGCGCTCGAAGACCCGCTCGCGGCGATCCAGATGGGCCTCATCTACGTCAATCCCGAAGGTCCGGGCGGCGATCCGCACGATGCGGAAGGCATGGCCCGCGACATGCGCGAAACCTTCGCCCGCATGGCCATGAACGACGAGGAAACCGTCGCCCTGACCGCCGGCGGCCACGCCTTCGGCAAGTGCCACGGCGCCAAGCCCGCCGACACGTTCGGCAAGGCTCCGGAAGGCGAGAACCTGCACACCATGGGCTTCGGCTGGCTGACCGACCCCGAGGAAATCGGGAAGGGTCACATCACCACCAGCGGCATCGAAGGGGCGTGGACGCCCAACCCGACGCAGTGGGGCAACGACTATTTCCGCCTGCTCTTCAAGTACGAGTACGAACTGACCAAGAGCCCGGCCGGCGCCTACCAGTGGACGCCGATCGACCCGGAAGAAGCGGACATGGCACCCGATGCGCGCGACCCGAACAAGAAGGTCCCGACCATCATGACCACCGCCGACATGGCGCTGAAGCGTGACCCGGAATATCGCAAGATTTCCGAACGCTTCCGCGACGACCAGGCGGCGCTGGACGATGCCTTCGCCCGCGCCTGGTTCAAGCTGACCCACCGCGACATGGGGCCCAAGGTCCGTTACCTGGGCTCCGACGTGCCCGCCGAAGACCTGATCTGGCAGGACCCCGTCCCCGCCGGCAAGCAGGCATCGGACAGCGCGGTCGCCGACTTCAAGAAGGCGGTGCTGGACAGCGGCCTTTCGGTCAGCGAGCTGGTCAAGGCCGCATGGGCATCTGCCGGCACATACCGCCGGTCCGACCATCGCGGCGGCGCGAACGGCGCGCACATCCGCTTCGATGCGATCCGCAACTGGGCGGTGAACGATCCGGAAGAACTGACCCGGGTCCTCAACAAGCTGGACGATCTGCGCGGCGACATCTCGATGGCGGACGCCATCGTGCTGGGCGGCGCCGCGGCGATCGAGAAGGCGGCCAGGGACGGCGGTTTCGACATCAGCGTGCCCGTTTCCACGGGCCGCGGCGATGCGACCGAGGACCAGTTCGACGCCGAGAGCTGGGAGCCGCTGGAGCCGTTCGCCGACGGGTTCCGCAACTACCTGCGCACCAAGGCATCGGTGAAGACCGAGGACATGCTGATCGACCGGGCGGACCTGCTCGGCCTGTCGGTCCCGGAAATGACCGCGCTGCTAGGCGGCATGCGGGCACTGGGCGCGGTGAGCCACCATGCGGAGCACGGCGACAGCATCGGCGTCCTGACCGACCGGCCCGGCGTCCTGTCGAACGACTTCTTCACGAACCTGCTCCACATGGGCACTTTGTGGGAAGTGGTCGACGAGAGCGGCGACGAGGAGTTCGTCGGCAAGGAGCGTTCGACCGGCAAGGAACTGTGGCGCGCCACGCGCACCGACCTCGTCTTCGGGTCCAACTCGCAGCTTCGCGCCGTGGCCGAAGTCTATGCCGAGAACGGCAACGAGGAGAAGTTCGCGCGCGACTTCGTCAAGGCCTGGACCAAGGTCATGGAAGCCGACCGGTTCGACCTCGAATACGCCAAGTATCACTGA
- a CDS encoding aspartate kinase — protein sequence MKFGGTSMAGTERIRRVAQIVRRQAAGGNQVAVVVSAMAGETDRLVNFCREAHALYDPAEYDVVVSSGEQVTSGLLALTLQGLGAKARSWLGWQLPVRTIEAHAKARIEDIDAPDMLESLEQGVIAVIPGFQGISADGRISTLGRGGSDTSAVAVAAAIDADRCDIYTDVDGVYTTDPRIVSRARKLKAVTFEEMLELASVGAKVLQTRSVGLAMKEGVRLQVLSSFNDEDATPADDLPGTMIVSEDEMNAMIERGEMERQHVTGIAHDKNEAKIILTRVPDKPGAVAEIFQPLAAASINVDMIIQNVGRDKGETDVTFTVPQADLARAQTLLEDRRGEIGFNRIITDSHIAKISVVGVGMKSHAGVAATMFRALSERGINIQAISTSEIKVSVMIDEDETELAVRVLHTAYGLDADLEDTAS from the coding sequence ATGAAATTCGGCGGCACGTCGATGGCCGGGACCGAGCGCATCCGCCGCGTCGCGCAAATCGTGCGCCGGCAGGCCGCGGGCGGCAACCAGGTCGCGGTGGTGGTCAGCGCCATGGCGGGCGAGACGGACCGGCTGGTCAACTTCTGCCGCGAGGCGCACGCGCTCTACGATCCGGCGGAGTACGACGTGGTCGTCTCCAGCGGCGAACAGGTGACCAGCGGCCTGCTGGCACTGACGCTCCAAGGGCTGGGGGCCAAGGCGCGCAGCTGGCTCGGCTGGCAGCTGCCGGTCCGCACGATCGAGGCGCATGCCAAGGCGCGGATCGAGGATATCGACGCGCCCGACATGCTCGAATCGCTCGAACAGGGCGTCATCGCCGTCATCCCGGGTTTCCAGGGCATTTCCGCCGACGGGCGCATCTCCACGCTCGGCCGCGGCGGATCGGACACCTCGGCCGTCGCGGTCGCGGCGGCGATCGATGCCGACCGGTGCGACATCTACACCGACGTGGACGGTGTCTACACCACCGATCCGCGCATCGTGTCCCGCGCGCGCAAGCTCAAGGCGGTGACGTTCGAGGAAATGCTGGAGCTGGCATCGGTGGGTGCCAAGGTCCTCCAGACCCGCTCCGTCGGGCTTGCGATGAAGGAAGGCGTGCGGCTGCAGGTCCTCTCCAGCTTCAACGACGAGGACGCGACGCCCGCCGACGACCTTCCGGGCACGATGATCGTGTCCGAAGACGAAATGAACGCCATGATCGAAAGGGGCGAAATGGAACGCCAGCACGTTACCGGCATCGCGCACGACAAGAACGAGGCGAAGATCATCCTGACCCGCGTGCCGGACAAGCCCGGGGCGGTGGCGGAAATCTTCCAGCCGCTCGCCGCGGCATCGATCAATGTCGACATGATCATCCAGAACGTGGGCCGCGACAAGGGCGAGACCGACGTGACCTTCACCGTGCCGCAGGCGGACCTCGCCCGGGCGCAGACGCTGCTGGAGGACCGGCGGGGCGAGATCGGCTTCAACCGTATCATCACCGACAGCCACATCGCCAAGATCAGCGTCGTGGGCGTCGGGATGAAGAGCCATGCCGGCGTCGCCGCCACCATGTTCCGCGCTCTGAGCGAACGCGGCATCAACATCCAGGCGATCTCCACTTCGGAGATCAAGGTCAGCGTGATGATCGACGAGGACGAGACCGAGCTCGCCGTCCGCGTCCTCCACACCGCCTACGGCCTCGATGCCGATCTGGAGGACACTGCATCGTGA